In Nicotiana tabacum cultivar K326 chromosome 2, ASM71507v2, whole genome shotgun sequence, the following proteins share a genomic window:
- the LOC142161742 gene encoding uncharacterized protein LOC142161742, producing MKQGLLDLYNTDGCILLRGTLKLFKKMIGNKASVEGSICEAYLVTESTQLFSHYFEPHVMTRNHNVTRNDDGGVMKDLEGNLSIFTRPGRLWGEAKKRNLSLDEIKAAQTYIQLNCKEVEPFVSMYVERLQEALPNLSQDQMDESLQTYFAEWFKGYVRCNHKNEFLRSLAHGPLISVKFHSVYFVNGYKFHTECHGSARSTMNSGVCITDPNVGDYYGKIQEIIPVEYREEPLKQTVLFKYEWFDPTINVGVKKHNEYKLVDVNHRLRFKKYESFILAMQATQVCYVSYPSKKKDKDDWLSVLKVKPRNIVELPDEEAPTFSESNLPFQVDEVEVHEINMNIVVDESIILHDPNGEIIEMDEPFDDGLLPEHHETEEEYETKETEEDEEELQEEIDSD from the exons ATGAAGCAAGGATTGCTGGACCTGTACAATACCGATGGATGTATCCTTTTGAGAg GTACCTTGAAACTCTTTAAAAAAATGATTGGGAATAAAGCCAGTGTCGAAGGTTCCATTTGTGAAGCATACTTGGTGACAGAGTCAACACAATTATTTTCTCATTATTTTGAACCTCATGTCATGACACGTAATCATAATGTGACACGTAATGATGATGGTGGTGTTATGAAAGATCTTGAAGGAAATTTATCAATATTCACCCGTCCAGGTCGACTATGGGGAGaagcaaaaaagagaaatttATCCCTTGACGAAATCAAGGCTGCCCAAACTTATATTCAACTAAATTGTAAagaagttgagccatttgtgag TATGTACGTGGAACGTTTGCAAGAAGCACTCCCGAATCTATCTCAAGATCAAATGGATGAAAGCCTCCAAACATATTTCGCTGAATGGTTCAAGGGATAT GTTCGCTGTAATCATAAGAATGAATTCTTGCGAAGCCTTGCTCATGGACCATTAATAAGTGTGAAATTCCATTCAGTGTATTTTGTTAATGGATACAAATTTCACACTGAATGTCATGGTAGTGCAAGATCAACAATGAATAGTGGAGTTTGTATCACAGATCCAAATGTTGGTGACTACTATGGAAAGATACAAGAGATTATACCAGTGGAATACCGTGAAGAACCTTTAAAGCAAACTGTGTTATTCAAATATGAATGGTTTGACCCAACTATTAATGTTGGTGTTAAAAAGCACAATGAGTACAAATTGGTCGATGTTAACCATCGTCTTCGATTTAAGAAATATGAATCTTTTATTCTTGCGATGCAAGCAACTCAAGTGTGTTATGTGTCTTATCCTAGCAAGAAAAAGGACAAGGATGATTGGTTATCTGTattaaaagtcaaacctcggaATATTGTAGAATTACCCGATGAGGAAGCGCCAACATTTTCAGAATCGAATCTCCCGTTCCAAGTTGATGAAGTTGAAGTCCATGAGATAAATATGAATATTGTCGTTGATGAAAGTATAATCTTGCATGATCCAAATGGGGAGATAATTGAAATGGATGAACCATTTGATGATGGATTATTGCCAGAGCATCATGAAACTGAAGAAGAGTATGAAACTAAAGAAACTGAGGAGGATGAGGAAGAGTTACAAGAAGAAATAGATAGTGACTAG